A single genomic interval of Candidatus Bathyarchaeota archaeon harbors:
- the purL gene encoding phosphoribosylformylglycinamidine synthase subunit PurL, with protein sequence MSSKLVIQRKNSPVLEFAIAKATKTQLSEINSELALGFSAEELDLIQAYFKKEKRNPTDVELQTISQTWSEHCCHKTFKGKIKIGNKTISSLFKTYLAKATKEINAPWCFSVFEDNAGIVKFEKGYGIAAKVETHNHPSAVEPFGGAATGTGGVIRDILGVWADPIACTDVLGFGPLDYDYAKLPAGVKHPKYVYMGVTAGISAYGNNMGIPTVNGAIYFDDSYTGNVVVYCGCIGLLPLNKYIKNAKVGDYIVLIGGKTGRDGIHGVTFASAELTEKSEEISRPAVQIADPIEEEKVKRAVIGIRDLQLGAAITDIGGGGLSSAVGETAERFGCGVSVDLAKVPLKYQGLAPWEIYLSESQERMLLVIPPENLEKAMEVFEKEDVIATAIGKLIPERRLQLSYKEELVANIDMEFMFSPCTITKTASIEPPKLTEPEFSEPKNLTETLMQLLAAPNIASKEAIIRTYDHEVKGNTVLKPLQGDYAGPNDAAVLKPIDNSIKGLAISCGMNPNYGKIDPYWMAASAIDEAIRNNIAVGGRRIALLDNFVWGNPEKPERLGALVRACEACYDVATNFRTPFISGKDSLYNESPLGPVTPTLLITAVGVVPDINKTISADLKAAGNLLYIVGDTYPELGGSEYYKLKGYLGKSVPKLHASKARKTYYNLTKAMGEGIVKSCHDLSEGGLAVAAAEMAFASGLGLEIDLKKVPCKDVERDDFVLFSESNSRFLIEIAPEDQELFEKLMGKYSAQIGKVTKQPKLVIKGLSGTTVIEATLDKLRYSWKKTLNPQEASQ encoded by the coding sequence GAAGAACTTGACTTAATTCAAGCTTACTTTAAAAAAGAAAAACGCAACCCCACCGACGTTGAACTCCAAACCATAAGCCAAACCTGGAGCGAACACTGCTGCCACAAAACCTTCAAAGGCAAAATAAAAATCGGCAACAAAACCATCAGCAGCCTCTTCAAAACCTACCTCGCCAAAGCCACCAAAGAAATAAACGCCCCATGGTGCTTCAGCGTTTTTGAAGACAACGCGGGCATAGTCAAATTCGAAAAAGGCTATGGCATCGCGGCAAAGGTAGAAACACACAATCATCCTTCTGCGGTGGAGCCGTTCGGCGGCGCAGCCACAGGAACTGGCGGCGTTATCCGAGATATTTTAGGCGTCTGGGCTGACCCTATCGCGTGCACCGACGTGTTGGGTTTTGGTCCACTAGATTACGATTACGCCAAACTTCCTGCAGGTGTAAAGCACCCAAAATACGTTTACATGGGCGTCACTGCAGGAATCAGCGCCTACGGAAACAACATGGGTATCCCAACCGTCAACGGCGCCATATACTTCGACGACAGCTACACAGGCAACGTCGTCGTCTACTGCGGCTGCATCGGGCTACTCCCATTAAACAAGTACATTAAAAACGCTAAAGTCGGCGACTATATAGTTTTAATAGGCGGCAAAACAGGCCGCGACGGCATCCACGGCGTCACCTTCGCCTCAGCCGAACTAACCGAAAAATCCGAAGAAATCAGCCGCCCAGCCGTTCAAATCGCCGACCCAATAGAAGAAGAAAAAGTCAAACGCGCCGTCATAGGAATACGCGACTTACAGTTAGGTGCGGCGATTACCGACATCGGCGGAGGAGGCTTATCTTCAGCAGTCGGCGAAACAGCAGAACGGTTTGGCTGCGGCGTCTCAGTCGACCTCGCCAAAGTACCGCTGAAGTATCAGGGACTGGCGCCTTGGGAAATTTACCTCTCCGAATCACAAGAACGCATGCTGCTAGTTATTCCACCCGAGAACTTGGAGAAGGCGATGGAGGTTTTCGAGAAAGAAGACGTCATAGCCACAGCAATCGGCAAACTCATACCCGAGAGGCGTCTGCAACTCAGCTACAAAGAAGAATTGGTTGCTAACATAGACATGGAGTTCATGTTTAGCCCTTGCACGATAACCAAAACCGCATCCATCGAACCGCCTAAACTCACTGAACCTGAATTTTCCGAGCCAAAAAACCTAACGGAAACCCTCATGCAGCTACTTGCGGCACCAAACATCGCCAGCAAAGAAGCAATCATCCGAACCTACGACCACGAAGTCAAAGGCAACACAGTGCTAAAGCCCCTACAAGGTGACTACGCTGGTCCAAACGATGCAGCAGTGCTTAAACCCATTGATAACTCAATAAAGGGTTTAGCGATTAGCTGCGGCATGAACCCCAACTACGGCAAAATCGACCCATACTGGATGGCGGCATCCGCGATAGATGAAGCAATCCGAAACAACATCGCGGTCGGCGGCAGAAGAATAGCTCTGTTAGACAATTTTGTCTGGGGCAACCCTGAGAAGCCAGAACGCCTCGGCGCGCTAGTAAGAGCCTGCGAAGCCTGCTATGACGTCGCCACCAACTTCCGCACACCGTTCATTTCAGGCAAGGACAGCCTCTACAACGAATCCCCACTGGGACCCGTTACCCCCACCCTACTCATCACAGCCGTCGGCGTCGTCCCCGACATAAACAAAACCATCTCAGCAGACCTCAAAGCTGCGGGCAACTTGCTCTACATAGTCGGCGACACATACCCCGAACTCGGCGGCAGCGAATACTACAAACTCAAAGGCTACCTCGGCAAATCTGTCCCCAAACTTCACGCCTCCAAAGCCAGAAAAACCTACTACAACCTCACCAAAGCCATGGGCGAAGGCATCGTCAAATCCTGCCACGACCTCTCGGAGGGCGGTTTAGCGGTGGCCGCGGCAGAGATGGCGTTTGCAAGTGGATTAGGCTTAGAAATCGACCTAAAGAAGGTGCCATGCAAAGACGTGGAACGCGACGATTTTGTGTTGTTCTCGGAGTCTAACAGTCGCTTCCTAATCGAAATCGCACCAGAAGACCAAGAACTCTTCGAGAAACTAATGGGCAAATACAGCGCCCAAATCGGCAAAGTCACCAAGCAACCGAAATTAGTGATTAAAGGCTTAAGCGGCACAACCGTCATCGAAGCCACATTGGACAAGTTGCGGTACAGCTGGAAGAAAACCCTCAACCCACAGGAGGCATCTCAATGA
- the purQ gene encoding phosphoribosylformylglycinamidine synthase subunit PurQ, which produces MKTEDIKVCVLRVGGTNCDAETQRAFQELGAQAETLQVSELIKRHNLLDYDVLVFPGGFSFGDYVRSGVIFARHLSAHLGKEIEMFVAEGRPILGICNGFQIMVEYGLLPGFEGISSYPEATLTTNEPAGFKCKWVYLKHENRGSCAFTSAIPQGKIIRLPIAHGEGRWLFPKEKEDALLQRLIDEDMLVLRYCTKDGEAADGKYPANPNGSFHDIAGICNSEGNIFGLMPHPERAMYWWQQPDWTSQQSNLQYGDGKLIFQSIIDKLTKTC; this is translated from the coding sequence ATGAAAACCGAAGACATCAAAGTCTGCGTCTTACGCGTCGGCGGAACCAACTGCGACGCAGAAACCCAGCGCGCATTCCAAGAACTCGGCGCCCAAGCAGAAACCCTCCAAGTCAGCGAACTAATCAAACGCCACAACCTACTCGACTACGACGTGCTCGTCTTTCCAGGGGGCTTCTCGTTTGGCGACTACGTACGCAGCGGCGTCATATTTGCAAGGCATCTCTCAGCGCATTTGGGCAAAGAAATCGAGATGTTCGTCGCAGAAGGCAGACCGATCCTGGGCATATGCAACGGTTTCCAAATCATGGTTGAATACGGTTTACTGCCTGGGTTTGAAGGCATAAGCTCATACCCCGAAGCCACCCTAACAACGAATGAACCTGCAGGATTCAAATGCAAATGGGTCTACCTAAAACATGAGAACCGCGGCAGTTGCGCCTTCACATCCGCTATACCCCAAGGCAAAATCATACGGCTCCCAATCGCCCACGGCGAAGGCAGATGGCTATTTCCCAAAGAAAAAGAAGACGCGCTTCTCCAGAGGCTTATCGACGAGGATATGCTGGTGTTGCGTTACTGCACCAAAGACGGCGAAGCCGCAGACGGCAAATACCCCGCTAACCCCAACGGCAGCTTCCACGACATCGCAGGCATCTGCAACAGCGAAGGCAACATCTTTGGCTTGATGCCGCATCCTGAGAGGGCGATGTATTGGTGGCAGCAACCTGACTGGACAAGCCAACAGAGCAACCTGCAGTACGGCGACGGAAAACTAATCTTTCAAAGCATCATAGACAAATTAACTAAAACCTGCTAA
- a CDS encoding molybdopterin-binding protein encodes MTKLLTYEEAKHTIEINFKPAFLGEEEAVLLEANNRVLSENIVSPLDLPSFNTSAVNGYALNSQESTEANEEAPTVLKVAGAIAVGEQPKVALTKGEAVEVSVGAVLPMGADAVVAAQDVEREDDVLHLFSPVCAWENVRKQGSDIQKGALVLKKGQVLGAAEIGVLAALGFKQVKVLKYPMVAVLSIGDEVNELSKPLQTGKRFDVNAYSICTAVMECGAKAIYFGAFPNNKAAIERALRAASASSDMVVATSTVDASEIVDLLGKPGVVVNGVAVKPGKTTVIGFVGEKPVFLFPSNPSAALIMFQLFTRSILQRLCGRPVSDLKTVRAFAGSKLFSAKGSRTFSLVKLAFDEQCRLIADPVETCGEVSALVEADGFVEIAENEHFLDVDQEVLVRLLRGTAGKA; translated from the coding sequence ATGACAAAACTGTTAACCTACGAGGAAGCCAAACACACCATCGAAATCAACTTTAAACCTGCCTTTTTAGGTGAAGAGGAAGCGGTGCTCTTAGAAGCCAACAACCGAGTGCTAAGCGAAAACATAGTTTCACCGCTTGACCTGCCAAGTTTCAACACCTCAGCAGTTAACGGGTACGCTCTAAACTCCCAAGAATCCACAGAGGCAAACGAAGAAGCCCCAACTGTCCTGAAAGTTGCAGGTGCCATCGCCGTTGGCGAGCAACCCAAAGTCGCTTTAACTAAAGGCGAAGCGGTTGAAGTTTCTGTTGGCGCAGTTCTCCCAATGGGCGCAGATGCAGTTGTCGCGGCGCAGGATGTTGAACGCGAAGATGATGTGTTGCACCTTTTTAGTCCTGTTTGTGCTTGGGAGAATGTTCGCAAGCAGGGTTCAGACATCCAGAAAGGCGCTTTGGTACTAAAAAAAGGGCAAGTTTTAGGCGCCGCAGAAATAGGGGTTTTGGCTGCGTTAGGCTTCAAACAGGTTAAAGTTCTAAAATATCCAATGGTTGCAGTCCTCTCAATCGGGGACGAAGTCAACGAACTCAGCAAACCCCTCCAAACTGGAAAACGCTTTGACGTCAACGCATACAGCATATGTACGGCTGTTATGGAGTGCGGCGCGAAAGCCATCTACTTCGGAGCGTTTCCCAACAACAAAGCTGCTATTGAGCGGGCTCTGCGGGCAGCCTCTGCGTCGTCTGATATGGTTGTAGCCACTTCAACCGTGGACGCATCAGAAATTGTTGATTTGCTGGGCAAACCTGGAGTCGTAGTCAACGGAGTTGCAGTTAAACCAGGCAAAACTACGGTGATTGGTTTTGTTGGCGAGAAGCCTGTTTTTCTGTTTCCCAGTAATCCATCAGCGGCACTTATAATGTTTCAACTGTTTACCCGCTCGATTCTGCAACGTTTATGCGGCAGACCCGTTTCGGATTTGAAGACTGTTAGGGCGTTTGCGGGTTCAAAGTTGTTTAGCGCTAAAGGCAGCCGAACCTTCTCATTGGTCAAGTTGGCGTTTGATGAACAATGCCGGTTAATTGCCGATCCAGTTGAGACATGCGGCGAGGTTTCAGCTTTGGTGGAAGCCGACGGGTTTGTGGAAATCGCAGAGAACGAACATTTTTTGGATGTAGACCAAGAAGTGTTGGTTCGTCTTTTGAGGGGCACAGCTGGAAAGGCTTAG
- a CDS encoding DUF2096 family protein gives MGSNLASWKLLEDMMLELKKSGIDIPTKVVEDLRTAKSLIELACTEGSHGDSLHKAEEYLANVEAYIVNEGEKVFGTEKVDDWLRKLEAVNASCCPKPSKVKAEEKFVTGVPRDQKWVRVEPMGEWSKEKIHQIAKAQNLQIMPQKDGKLVVHGQAEDLKTFVKKMAAEKTKPA, from the coding sequence ATGGGTAGTAACTTGGCGTCATGGAAACTGCTTGAAGACATGATGCTGGAGCTGAAAAAATCAGGCATAGACATCCCCACAAAAGTGGTTGAAGACCTGCGAACAGCCAAATCCCTAATAGAGTTAGCCTGCACCGAGGGCAGCCACGGAGACTCATTGCACAAAGCCGAAGAATACCTCGCCAACGTCGAAGCCTACATAGTTAACGAAGGGGAAAAAGTGTTTGGCACAGAAAAAGTTGATGATTGGTTAAGGAAGCTTGAGGCAGTCAATGCATCCTGTTGTCCTAAACCCAGTAAAGTGAAGGCTGAGGAGAAGTTTGTGACGGGTGTGCCCAGAGACCAAAAGTGGGTGCGTGTGGAACCGATGGGCGAGTGGTCGAAGGAGAAAATTCATCAAATCGCCAAAGCTCAGAACCTGCAAATCATGCCACAGAAGGATGGCAAACTGGTGGTTCACGGGCAGGCAGAGGACCTCAAAACTTTCGTCAAGAAAATGGCGGCTGAAAAAACCAAACCAGCTTAA
- a CDS encoding 4Fe-4S binding protein, whose translation MSNIKILPLFIVVDVWVTVLVKKLHVPAVFKRAIKQTFSKPATERYPQEKPKLPEKYRGEPCFDFNACIGCGLCARDCPAKALEMVAVEGKRRPQINLSKCVFCYQCAETCPKKAVSTSCVYELATTDKSSLVIKPKASCKP comes from the coding sequence GTGAGTAACATAAAAATTCTTCCGCTGTTCATTGTTGTCGATGTTTGGGTGACTGTGTTGGTCAAGAAGCTTCATGTACCTGCCGTATTCAAAAGAGCCATAAAACAAACCTTTTCTAAGCCTGCCACAGAGAGGTACCCCCAAGAGAAGCCCAAGCTGCCTGAAAAATACCGTGGCGAACCCTGCTTTGATTTTAACGCTTGCATCGGCTGCGGGTTATGCGCAAGGGATTGTCCTGCCAAAGCTCTTGAAATGGTTGCTGTTGAGGGGAAACGTCGCCCACAGATCAACCTGTCTAAATGTGTGTTTTGTTATCAATGCGCCGAAACTTGTCCAAAGAAAGCGGTTAGCACTTCATGCGTCTACGAGTTGGCAACCACTGATAAATCCAGTTTAGTTATCAAACCCAAAGCATCCTGTAAGCCATAG
- the fhcD gene encoding formylmethanofuran--tetrahydromethanopterin N-formyltransferase, which produces MYLVKTANGVVKVHDTFAEMFPLWAGRVLITAANEKWAQIAASVTTGFATSVIAASAEAAIERMVPASETPDKRPGILIQIYNKDRFELKHQLMGRIGQCTMTCPTTAAFNGLTGKRVLLIGSSLRYFGDGFQKKTMVGGRKCWKIPVMEGNFIVEDGFGAMEAVAGGNFMIFAKTAAECLAASEAAADAIRAQVPDVIMPFPGGLCRSGSKAGSLKYKLKASTNHTYCPTLRSIVPDTVVPEGCESVLEIVINGLTLDAVKKAMAVGVQAAIACPGVMKISAGNYGGKLGPFKAYLKEAIGIPEPAPAAAPKAAKA; this is translated from the coding sequence ATGTATCTTGTCAAAACAGCCAACGGCGTCGTGAAGGTACACGATACCTTTGCAGAAATGTTTCCGCTTTGGGCTGGCAGAGTCCTCATAACAGCTGCTAACGAGAAATGGGCGCAGATCGCAGCGTCTGTTACCACTGGATTTGCAACCAGCGTCATCGCTGCATCAGCGGAAGCAGCCATAGAACGCATGGTTCCCGCAAGCGAGACACCTGACAAAAGACCAGGTATACTTATTCAGATTTATAACAAAGACCGCTTTGAACTTAAACATCAACTCATGGGACGCATCGGACAATGCACCATGACCTGCCCAACCACCGCGGCTTTCAACGGACTCACAGGCAAACGTGTGTTGCTTATCGGTAGCAGTCTGCGTTATTTTGGCGATGGCTTCCAAAAGAAAACCATGGTTGGGGGACGCAAATGCTGGAAAATCCCCGTAATGGAAGGCAACTTTATAGTTGAAGACGGTTTTGGAGCCATGGAGGCAGTTGCAGGTGGCAACTTTATGATCTTCGCTAAAACAGCCGCGGAATGCCTTGCAGCTTCAGAAGCAGCAGCCGACGCCATCCGCGCTCAAGTTCCCGACGTAATCATGCCGTTCCCTGGCGGATTATGCCGCTCTGGAAGCAAAGCAGGTTCACTAAAATACAAGCTTAAAGCCTCAACCAACCACACCTATTGCCCAACTCTGCGCTCCATAGTTCCCGACACTGTGGTTCCAGAGGGTTGCGAAAGCGTCCTAGAAATAGTCATCAACGGTTTAACGTTGGATGCCGTTAAGAAGGCCATGGCAGTTGGTGTACAAGCGGCTATTGCTTGTCCAGGTGTGATGAAGATTTCTGCAGGGAACTACGGTGGCAAGCTTGGTCCGTTCAAGGCTTACCTAAAAGAGGCCATCGGAATCCCAGAACCAGCACCTGCCGCGGCGCCGAAAGCAGCTAAAGCTTGA
- the prf1 gene encoding peptide chain release factor aRF-1, producing MSTPKRSSLELFRLRKTINELAKKEGSHTELITIYVPPDKQISDALNLLRNEYGTASNIKSNVTRKNVLDAIVKAQQKLKLFKNPGEKGIVIFTGALPQEGGGPGTERMESYVIVPPEPIRIFLYRCDSRFHTEHLQEMLREKEAYGILLVDANNATIATLQGKHLQIVMQMYSGVTGKTRAGGQSARRYERLRDMQLNEYYTRVGNHANEVFLPMENLKGIILGGPGPTKYDFQKGNYLNYQLQSKILDVVDTAYVEEQGVKEVVDKAPEIMKKVRYIEEKELMQKFLYEVGHDSGLITYGEAEVRRLMNSGAVRTVLMSEEIDMKRVTVKCSACNYQEEHTVKGKDLAAFEQGLVGKPCGGCKAPSMVIVDKKDIVDDFADLAQLTNTEIEVISGETEEGQMLKNAFGGIAAFLRFKLQN from the coding sequence TTGAGTACCCCAAAAAGAAGCTCTCTGGAACTATTCAGACTAAGAAAAACAATCAACGAGTTAGCTAAAAAAGAAGGTAGCCACACCGAACTCATCACCATCTACGTGCCACCAGACAAACAAATCAGCGACGCACTCAACCTGCTACGTAACGAGTACGGCACAGCCAGCAACATCAAATCCAACGTCACCCGCAAAAACGTACTGGACGCCATCGTCAAAGCCCAACAGAAACTCAAACTCTTCAAGAACCCAGGCGAAAAAGGCATAGTCATCTTCACAGGTGCATTGCCACAGGAAGGCGGTGGCCCCGGAACGGAACGCATGGAAAGCTACGTGATCGTTCCGCCTGAACCGATTAGGATTTTCCTCTACCGCTGCGACAGCCGATTCCACACCGAGCATCTGCAGGAGATGCTGCGGGAGAAAGAGGCATATGGCATTTTACTTGTTGACGCAAACAATGCTACCATAGCCACGTTGCAGGGAAAACACCTCCAAATTGTCATGCAAATGTACAGTGGTGTAACCGGAAAAACCCGTGCAGGTGGGCAATCAGCCAGACGATATGAACGTTTACGAGACATGCAGCTAAACGAGTACTACACACGTGTCGGTAACCACGCTAACGAAGTTTTCTTACCCATGGAAAACCTCAAAGGCATCATCCTCGGCGGTCCAGGCCCAACTAAGTATGATTTCCAAAAAGGTAACTACCTAAACTACCAACTGCAGAGCAAAATTCTCGACGTCGTGGACACCGCTTATGTGGAGGAGCAAGGCGTTAAAGAAGTGGTCGACAAAGCGCCTGAAATCATGAAAAAAGTCCGCTACATCGAAGAAAAAGAGCTCATGCAAAAGTTCCTCTACGAAGTCGGCCACGACAGTGGATTAATCACTTACGGTGAAGCCGAAGTTCGAAGATTAATGAACTCTGGCGCGGTGCGAACTGTGCTTATGTCAGAAGAAATCGACATGAAACGTGTCACCGTAAAATGCAGCGCATGCAACTACCAAGAAGAACACACGGTAAAAGGCAAAGACCTTGCAGCATTCGAGCAGGGCTTAGTTGGAAAACCATGCGGCGGCTGCAAAGCGCCCTCGATGGTGATTGTAGATAAAAAGGACATCGTAGATGACTTCGCTGACCTCGCGCAACTAACCAACACAGAAATCGAAGTAATCTCAGGGGAAACCGAAGAAGGACAGATGCTCAAAAACGCCTTCGGCGGCATCGCAGCGTTCCTCCGTTTTAAGCTACAAAACTAA